The Diabrotica undecimpunctata isolate CICGRU chromosome 3, icDiaUnde3, whole genome shotgun sequence genome includes the window ATTTAGTTGTAAATATTCTTCTATAACCGATTTATATTCGGCAAAGTGAACTTTATTTTTACCCAGTTTCTTCTCGAGATTGAAGAAACGGTTCCTAGCCATAGCTAGCCAATCTTCTAACTGTTCAAAATAGTTATTAGCCCGAAACGGCATATCTACTTGATATCTTCCGTCCGGAAGTATAACCGTGCTATCTACAAAAATTTGCTCGGCCATTAACTCATCTGAGTTTAAACTTTGCTTTCCTTTCGGTATGTCCTCTGAGTACCAGAACTTTTCTATAACGTCTTCTAGAGCTTGCGAATTTCCCGAAGAGATACACACGGCGCTGTATCTTCGCTTGTGTGATGAGATTCTTGTGAGCTTGATTCAAAACACGCGTGAATTGAATGTTTTTCCTTTTGTAAAGGACTTTTTACGAACGAATTTGGTATTGTACCGGCTACTATCCACCCCATTCGAGAGTTTTGAAGCGTAGGCATATTTTTACCTAAATGATGCATACCCTCAAGTAATAATTTGTAACAATAGTCTGCTCCAATTAACAACTCTATATCTGACTTTACGTAATAGCGACGATCTGCTAAAACAAATTCCGATGGAATGCTAAATTTTTTTACGTCGATGTCAAACTGAGGTAATTGACAAGTTATTTGATCCAAAATACCACAAGACATTTTCAATTTTTCCGAATTATTCAATGagtttattacaatattaattattctgTGAGACCTCGCTACGCTAATCCCGATTCCGGTAATAAAGGAATTACTTTCTTTTGCAGGGTATTGTAATCTTTTTGCAAGACCTGCCGTAATAAATGATAGCTGACTTCCAGGATCAATTAGCGCTTTTACGATTATCTTACGACCATATTTGGAATACACACAAACACTGAGAGTTCCAAGTAATACTTTATTGTCAATAGAAGTCGATGAAAGAGCTGTCGGCATAGAAGCGCCTTCTTGGAACCCGGCGGACAAAGTATTTGGCGAATCAGAGTTATTTATGGTCGGTTCACCCACTGGTGACGAAAAATGTAAAAGTGTATTATGCTTCTGTTTGCAAACGAAACATGAATGTTTATTCTTACAGGAAGCTACAAAATGCCTTCCAAAGCAATTTACACacagtttttttgttttaatgaaaTTAAATCTTTCTGATACAgataaattcttaaattttttacattGAAATAACAAATGATTTTGTAACGAacagaaattacagaatattttgGCATCTGTGCCAGTTGCAACAACTTTATAATTTGTCTTGTTTTGCGAAAAAGAACTAGAAGATTTATTTTTTCCCGAGGATATAACGTCTGGATTTCTAATTGGAGCTAAATTCTCCAGATGCGTTGATCTTTGTTGAATTTGACATAAAAAACTTTCCACTGTGATTTCTACATTCCGATCACGTGAAAACTCTAATGCCCTTAACGTAGCCGAATCAAGTTTCTGTTCTATCAAGGATATAAGTATCCAGTCTAACTTATTCCTATCTGTTAGCCCTAAATTATCTAGAGCTTTTAGTTTATTTGATACATGTGCATACAATTCTCTGAGCTGCACATGGTTTGCATTGTGAGGTAATGTTTTAACATCGAGAAGttctaaaaataatgtttttgttaAGATATGTTTGTTTCCATACCTCTCTATTAAAATATCCAAAGCCAATTGCAAATTTTCAGCTATAACCGGAAAATTCGAAATTAATTTAGCCGGTTCACCACGAACATACGATTTCAAATACATGAGTTTCTGAATATCCGACAAAGAAACGTTTTGTAAAATGGTTAcctcaaaaatttgaaaaaacgaatccCATTCTGTTATTTTACCCGAAAATGGTTGTATTGAAAATTCTGGAAGTCTAACCGCTACCGGCGAGATATTTTTTGCTATATTTGGGATTACCGCTTCTAAATTTGAACTAGATTTTCCCAACAGCTCTATTTTTGTACTTAAGATATCGAAACACTCCATATACACAGTGTCCGTATCTTCCCGCATTTCTAACAAATTTTCATCTATCAAATTAGCTTCTAAGTATTTGTAAGCTTCGTTAAAATCTCGATATGCTTCTTTAAGCATATCTAATTTGACAGTTATCGCGAATTTACTATTAACTTCATCTAAGTGATCCCTAATCCAAGTTTGTACACGGGTAATGTTTGCtttaccaatttttttattgGAGCGAGCTGTTAGTTCATCCATGTTACCCACAAATATTTCCAAACAAATATAAATCGAAAATTGATATAAAACCTGTATTTACCTCAAactcttatatttttttttatatccggctcgaaggaccaaaaaTGATTAATGAGGGCTATATGCCTTATTATCATTAACTAAGAGGCGTCCGAATGACCCCTAATGGACTGTATTAATTTCACCAACGCTTGATTTTAATCACACCCCGTCCCGGGATGGTAAGTTTGTCTAAtccttttttaatataaattagaataaaaagtTGAGTATAGTAAATACAGATTTTATTTCTGAATAAACGCTAATACTAAAAGCATGGAccttatataaatattaatttagcACAATTTTGTACCGAAATATGAAGTCAGTAAACACTATATACCATGACGAAATAGTTCAGAAttcaaaaaaatgtcaaaatgttTTTATATCTACCAAGTCCTGTCCTGAGCAAGGTTAAAACTGGAATCCTGGCTGTCCTTACAGGTCCTTCTTGTTGTTGAACCTTAATGTGGTTGTAGCACTTATAAACACTTGGATTTATTCTTGCATGAATACGGCACTCTTAGCTAATTTTTACACTATTACAAATACTTCAAATTATAATGTATGGTATTGATACGAGTTACCATAGATGAACTATTACTATTCTCCACGCTACGTGCGAATACTTTCCAACTACTTGCGAACATATTTCATCGATAAAAAAACCATGATTCTCATTTCGAGATAACTAGCAACATTTTTATAACCCTCAACGGTGTAAGGCACTTCTCGACTCTCAATCTCCGAATCTTAGCGGAAACGACAACGTCTGTACGCCCCAAAAGTGGACTGGTACTGACTGTTTAAAATTGATTCGACCTTCTTCCAATGCATAATAATTCCTGTGATCTGTGACGTAGTTTGTTTGCGTTTAATTTCTAAGAACATGGCTTTCGAAAAATAGCCTCTGTTTATTTAGGTAGATTCTCGGAACATTGAGTGAATAGAAGATTGTCACAAAGGTGCAAGGAGAGGTTTTGGCCAAAACTGCTAAGGGTGTCCACAGGGGGAGTGTTTTCTCCCCTCCTCTGGTCACTCCTGGTGGATTACTTGATGTCACTTTTTGACGCACACGGGGGAAGAAGTACATGCCTATAGGGATGATCTAGTAATTATGGTAAGAGGAAAATATGGTAATTTTCTTTCCAGCACACTCCAAAGATCATTAAATATCCTTAGTAGGTAGTATGACATGGAAAAATTCTCTATCAATCTTAGTAAAATATGTAGGAGTAATATTAGATAAGCAGCTTACATGTCACGCCTAGTTGGAAAGAATAACCTACAAAGCAAAGGTTTCCCTTTCTACATGTCAAAGAGTGTGTGGAAAAATTTGGGGTTTGAAACCCAAACCGATGTACTGGCTATATATGACTAGTCAGATCTATGATTACGTATGGCGCACTTATATGGTAGTTTAAATAACAACAAAAGACCACTTAATAGAAGCTGAATAAGCTTCAAAGACAAGCATGCTTAATCATAACACGAGCAATGTTGACTACCCTAACTGTCTCATGGAGGTCATGCTTGATCTCTCTTCATTACATATATAGATGGAGAAGGATGTGAAGATAGGAGCATACAGAAGGTGGATAAGATGTCAGGAAGCAGGGCAAAAGGATACCTGGATCAAATCtggagagataattaaaaattacctaGATTTAGAAATAGtaccagatgcaatgcaacctaaatataattttgaaaaatcaaaaaaaaatgcattggccattgataaattgttggcagcaccatcaaaagttaatgaatagacttttatgcctgaattataaataaaatttaagcaaAGATTTACTAAGGATGCTTTTTCTTATCCACAAAAActctcaattaaaaaatatgcaactgGCACTTTAAAATTGTCATTTAAGGCTACTAACATAAACACCAGTGCCTCTCATGCTTCTGGTATATTATCAGATTCTATATCTGTACCAAAATCTACAGAGCCAATACATTTTTTCCCATCCCATTTTACTAGCTTACGAATAGACATTTCGTTCAGCACTAAATTACACACAAGTGTAACACAAGTGTTTTATTTTGCTTCCCTGCTTCTTCAACTTTGTTTTTTAAAGCATTTAAAGCTTCTTTGGAAAATCCGGGTGCGCCATCAACAGTTTGGTACCATTTTGTTATGGTTGATGGGTGtggtaatgaattattaaaagctcTTCTTACAAAATCATAGGCTTTTGCTGAATACAATTTAAAGCCAGTGCAAATGACCTTAATTCTGGAGAATATTTGACACATTTGGCACCCTTTAAAAATCGTTGAAACAATGCTTCGGCTGATTCTGGTAAAGaggcctaaaacaataaaaaatacaaaaataaaagaatacaataataatttaattttgttctttATGGAATATGTGAAAGTAAACTTACCAACATCACAGATTCAGCATTTTCTGTAacatacagtttttcttttaatgattGTACCAATGCGTTTAATGTTGTTGCTTGTGGTTTTCATCTTTTAGTAGATTTTCTTAGGGTGTCAATTTGTTTCTTCTTTTGCTATATACATGTTTACTGATTCCatgtatctttttctttttcttgggcAGTCTAAGTCCGACATGGAAAAATCCCCCACATAATGcttcctaaaaataaaaagatttaatgAAGGAAAAATTGCTTATTCAAGGATATAAATATAATGCAAtgcaaatgaaaaattaaatgaatattgcctcttgttattttttttagcTATTAATTCTCTATCTGCAGCATGCccttcaatattttccttgcctaAGAGTTCCTCAGTTTCTGAGGCAGACAAAGTTAGTTCACTCCTAGCAGTTCGAAATTTAAATTGTGGGTGTCTGATGGACTAGGGAGAGCTTTAGTTTCTACCACCTCTTTAACGTCTTTAGAAGacctgtaacaaaaaaaaaaaaaaaatttagaagaaaaaataaacagaaaatttatataaatattgaataccaatgtaaaaatttaataaaaacattgcCCACCTTGGTATAGGTACtggttttgcattttcttttagaCGAACAAAGCTAGATTTCATGATAACATCATTTGGATCAAAATGATCACAACAAATACGCGACCATCTGGAAGGCTTGTTATTATTGAATTGTAAAATGTATATCCAAATTTCCTGTTTTTCTTCGTCAAAaggaaatctatgaaaaaaattagtaagaaaaattatatttaaatgattttaataaaaaaaacgacAAAAAATTTAATGGAAATTGTTATTTCAGTATAATgcataacaatttatttatttattaaataaataacaactaAACGCCTCCACTGGCTATCAAAACATAAcctaatatttataaaacataaatataaaaaataacttacttGAAAAGTGATAAAGTTTCGCTCTTCGAACTTCAGCGACCACAAACAAGACACCTAAATGGCATTTTACTAAAATAGTAGGTAAATGactctcaaaatttttaaataaaatttgcttgtcacaaaaaatatgtaaacacacaacttcatatcaaaacaataaacaataacaaagGTATTCATGTTGTGGACACTTTTTAAAGCATTCACGGAGTCTATATATTATACATtggatattgcgcataagtcgtgacgtaattggagacttgcacgttcgtaatgtcagttttttgtatgtgtcaataaataatctttattaaatagtttggagatatccttttgtgtacgattattgtagttattaaacctttatttaatattattattttgctaattaaataatttcatcacagaatgcataaaaatcccatttaactttaacaagaattcaaattctactctccaatgacggcatgcgcgaacacgaccgattttgtgctacgggaagatcctatcttgttagtcatagtctTAGATTAAAGAAACCATAGATATAACGTTCTGGCAAGAAACAGATGCGCAAAGCCTGCCAAATATTTCACGTTAGGGCTAATGGGTGGGAGGAGTGACAGGTACGTATTCAGCATAATTTTGGAGTaatgaaataacggcgatttaattattaaataatttatttaaaacaataactaAAACTAATATGAGTTAATTTAAAGTAAAGTATTCGGAAGTTTTGCGGATATtagtgattatatatatatatatatatatatatatatatatatatatatatatagtgtgacAGGTACGTATTCAGCATAATTTTGGAGTaatgaaataacggcgatttaattattaaataatttatttaaaacaataactaaaactaatatgagttaatttaaagttttaaagtAAAGTATTCGGAAGTTTTGCGGATATtagtgattatatatatatatatatatatatatatatatatatatatatatatatatatatatatatatatatatatattatatgtcaaTGGTGAAGTTAATTGGGTTAGCAGCTGAAATGAAAGCCAAAGTGTGCTCTTTACAACGAGTTCgttatatttcattaaatttctTTAACACCTTCAGACGAAAAGCTATTTGAGGTTTGGAGGCCATGATGGTATACAAAAAAAACCATGTTTAAAATTTTAGTGAATAAAAAACACATCGAGTTATTGGTATGTGTAGTGCAATCGAAGGCTGAATTCCCCATACAAATTAAGTGCATACTTTCCTGTGAGTCagtacaataaaattattttaaatacatttcTGTCCCATATCCGGGGCTATTCTACGCGAACGAAACATTGGTGGTATTAGCAACCAGAAAATAGTGTTAATTTATTATACAGTATCCTCTTACTGACagtcttatctaataaatttttattataatggtGTATTCTAATGTTGGTGTAAGTTAACACAATCATTTTAACTAAATTAGTAAAATGTGACGTTAAAAAGTTTTGTTCGGAGAAATGGATCTTGTTATTCTCAAAAagctttttatttaaaatattataaaatacttGGTTATTTACAACATTTACATTTATTCTTTTACCTATGTTGATGTGATATTGTAAAACTTTTTCTGCGGTGCTACAAATTAAAACAACATCAGCTGAAGGGTAAGTTAATGCATTCCATTTATCTTTCTGATTAATGAAAGAAATCATAAAATCATTTCTGTCTCCACACAGGCTCTCAATACAGTCCTCGCATTTTAACTGGGCTGCAATTTTACGGGCATACCCAGAAATGTATGTTATTacctcttttttatattcagaaacatctatacaaaatataatttcagACAGATTATTGGTCTCGTCCAATGCGTCATCAAATTCATCAACCATTCTCTCCTTGCTACATGATTTATTGATTATTTCACAAGGCTTCATAATTGAAATCATTTGCAAAGGAATACAATTGCCCATAAATGAATCTCTTAATTCAAGATGCAGCATCATTTTTTTATACGCGCTTTTAAATTGTCTAACTGTTGGGTTATTGTTGTGACCCCCCATCGATCTAATCAACCCAAAGAATAATTCGACATGATCTTCACTCAGCTTGTATGTAGGAATGTATGCTAACAATTTTGTTTGAACTAATTCtttatataaatatcttaaaCTTTTGATgcaaaacaaaaaaccaataatacccatttttcttctacttttacatACCAGTTCCATATCTATAAATGTAAGTGATTCCAAATAATCTGAGGTTTCCTTTAAGAAGTTTTCCATAGAAATGTAATTTTCTTCATTAATAGGTTGCTTGTATCCCTTTTGGTAAATAGTTCTAGAATTAAATatatcaaataatttattaataactcgGATAAATTTAACAGTTGCTTCGgagtttttaaatgtttctatttgTAATCTTTGATTTAAAAATTCGATAGCATCAGCTACAGAATCGCTAAGTAGTTGTGTTGCTAATCTTACtttcattttttgatttttatatgtTACGTGCTCTTTTCTCAATTTATTAGCTAAATGAACACCCTCCTCTTGTTAAATTTCATTAAGTTTTACTACATAATTCCATTTTATAACTTCACCGTTGCCATCACGTAAAAATAATTTACCTCCTAAGGTATTGCGTACAAGTTTAAccatatggcaaggataaaaaAATACAGCAATTTCACGACCTGATGTAGGATCTAAAAAGGTAGATTTCAAATTTGTTATGTCGAAAATACATCCCAATTCTTTAGCCATTGTAACATTATTGGCTGCCCCGTCAAAAGTGACAGAAATTATTTGGATACCTGTTTCATGAATCAGACTTAAGCACTGAAGTAATAAATTCTTCTTTTGAACGCCTGTTAGACTGTCAGTTAGAAAATATCCTAGCGGTAGCTTCCACGAGTCATTAATACTAACTAACATGAAAACAAATGCGTCTTTAGCAACTAAATTGCATTCAGTTTCAATGTCAACTCCAAAATCAACGTAGCCGTAATGTTTATTTCCATCCCACTGTATCTGTCGACGAATGGCCATCTCATCTATAGTTAAACTACACACAATCGTATGCTCTGATTTGTCAGCCTTTACTTTAAGTAATTCGAATACTTCGGCAGTAAATCCTGCGTCCCCATTTAAGTTTTGGTACCATCTAGAAATTGTTTTTGGGTGTGGAAGTGCTGAGTTGAAAGTATCACGGACAAAACTGTAGGCTTTTGGGGAATAAAAATTTAACGTAAGTGCAAACGTTTTAAGGTCAGTTCCATATTTGCCTTGATTAAAAATTTGCCTTTTTAAAAATTCTTGATTTGGTCCAATTTGGCTTAAAATTTCTAAACTTTCATCTGACACTTTTCCTTTCAAACTATTGATTATTATATTTAACTTTGCAACCCTCTTCTTGTAATGCTGAAGACTTACTCTAAGCTGTTTTATAGTTTTATTGGCTTTTTCTAAACGATCTTTCATTTTTCTCTTTCTTGGTGTGCTTTCCTACGACAATTATGAATAATTTAGATAGGTACTTACACACCACATAAATTCTAATTAACAAATGCTTTTtgcgtaaaattaaaaaaaaaatatttttcttttacaactttaataccctgtatatctatttatttttaagtagtaAAAACTTACTTGTTCTTTTTTTGATTTAGGTGAACTTGTTGGCGTTGTTTGTGTAATGTTAGAACTTCCACTAGGTTTTTGTGCGTTTAATAAGAGTTTCTGAAAAAATGCTATATTATAACAAATGTTACAAAATTCAGTAAGTTCAACTTAGTCAGTTAGCTAGACCGGTTAGCATAAAATTTACCTGTTTTTTAGGTTCCGGTTGGTATGGATATGTAGATATTTCTACATTATGTTCTTCACGCAttgcagtattttttaaaattggttgattctaaaaatatataatagtttAAAGACTTCAATAAGTTATATTGCATGCATATggatttcaaatttatttattgtaggTACCTTAGTGGTTACAGCATTTTTCTTTAGATACATTTTAAACGGCGATTTTTCTCTGTCCAACGAATCTTCAGTAAAATGCAAATTACACATACGAGGgatttttggtatttcttttcCCTCTATATTGGAAAACAATATCCATGCCTCTCGTATTTCTTTAGATGCAGGGAAACTAAAACGAGTTACATTAACTAACTATTGATAGCAACTACCTCaccgaaaattacaaaaaaaaataatatctataTAAGAAGAATGTAATGGTTTTTATAATTGATAATTACTTTATATTATGTCACTTTCAAATAAACCGTAGAAGTATCAAAATGATGACGTTAAGCGAAATTAAATATCATCACTCATTAATCTGAGATCACCACTCAAAACAAATTGcagtttataaaatttaaaagtcCGGTTCTGAAGTACAGCGTCGAATACTTCCCCTCGATACAAATATGGCTACTAATGAATACAATATTACAAATAGAATATTTTAAACTTACCTAAATAGGTGAACTGACTTTTTGTCTTTCACACAATTTGCAGTTGAATGATAAATACAGTTCTTAATTATACACCGtggaattttataaaaaaaagacaCTAACACAGCCGAAAACTGAATACACAAAACACACAATTTaacgtaaaaattttaaaatagtgaACAAGTCGTTGCCGGCGGACCGTATAGGGGTATACTCTGTCTGCTATTTTGATTGGCAGGACAAAGGAGTGTAGATTAAGGGGAAACGGACAGGCTGCGCACTTGTCGATGTTATATCTACGGTTTCGTTAATCTAAagtagactttacactacatgattttatcatatgacaatatcatatgagatttgttatgattcctcgtttctatgatgttttaaaaaatcgtgtttacattgcatgataagttatgacttatgatatgagtgacaatgagtgaggttttattgattttttttctttatggtcatagagatattagacacagtatagatatcaactattagattttgaaaccattataatggaagatcagacgcctttggtcttgcaggtggctcttacaaagaaatcgtggacagggtatatcaaatttagtgttgatattataccaaattaaaaataattaataaagaaactaaactaaaattatgactaagaagactataaaccactaaactaagaataaaataaactaaataaatattaaaagaaaaatacgacacaatagcacacattagataataggttcaatatcaatgcaacaaacaaaaaataaataaataaataaaaaatgttgtcTCTGGGTAAGGGAATGTTactgaattgacataagaataaggcgcgatatttaaatatgttggtgttacccgtattattaccgaaaatcatatgattttatcatgcggaataggcaccgtcctattctcctgtgacaagctatgacgagccgcatgacactgcttatgacaaaatcatatgacaaatcacacagtgtaaacatgtaaatttcactttATGACCAAACTTATagacaaatcacatgataaatcatgtagtcTAAAGTGTGTATAAGGTCATAGTATCATGACTCAacccatagataaataatatagttgGTCCTTATCATCGGTCCTTATGGCCTATACATGATAAGGTCCATTCCGTATAAAccagatattttacatatctctgctATAAACCTACGACACAAAAGTTCCTATGGCACAGAATGTATAatagcttaaataaacttttattacagacttctttcattgaaaaaagaagaatcattataaatataatggacagtggaagtgtgacgtcacaactgtcaattactttccaaacaaaagttga containing:
- the LOC140435846 gene encoding uncharacterized protein; protein product: MDELTARSNKKIGKANITRVQTWIRDHLDEVNSKFAITVKLDMLKEAYRDFNEAYKYLEANLIDENLLEMREDTDTVYMECFDILSTKIELLGKSSSNLEAVIPNIAKNISPVAVRLPEFSIQPFSGKITEWDSFFQIFEVTILQNVSLSDIQKLMYLKSYVRGEPAKLISNFPVIAENLQLALDILIERYGNKHILTKTLFLELLDVKTLPHNANHVQLRELYAHVSNKLKALDNLGLTDRNKLDWILISLIEQKLDSATLRALEFSRDRNVEITVESFLCQIQQRSTHLENLAPIRNPDVISSGKNKSSSSFSQNKTNYKVVATGTDAKIFCNFCSLQNHLLFQCKKFKNLSVSERFNFIKTKKLCVNCFGRHFVASCKNKHSCFVCKQKHNTLLHFSSPVGEPTINNSDSPNTLSAGFQEGASMPTALSSTSIDNKVLLGTLSVCVYSKYGRKIIVKALIDPGSQLSFITAGLAKRLQYPAKESNSFITGIGISVARSHRIINIVINSLNNSEKLKMSCGILDQITCQLPQFDIDVKKFSIPSEFVLADRRYYVKSDIELLIGADYCYKLLLEGMHHLGKNMPTLQNSRMGWIVAGTIPNSFVKSPLQKEKHSIHACFESSSQESHHTSEDTAPCVSLREIRKL